In Brevundimonas sp. SGAir0440, one DNA window encodes the following:
- a CDS encoding CpaD family pilus assembly protein: MTRTLIATLLTTTALALGACVGGPASLGGEPPLTPTSRYQLQVEPDLDRIALAVHETGLSPTQNGALQELVRRYRYVDAVPMVIEAPAGNDPVALKTAYEIQSALAAYGVAPERITLVSYAAPDPRAPVVVGYQTIRAAVPQCGTAWGNLSRTGDNRSSSNFGCAVTANLAAQIEDPRDIQRPRAMTPADAGRRTVVFDAYRGGKPTSADREDLIRDTAVSRAVN; encoded by the coding sequence ATGACTCGCACCCTGATTGCCACACTTCTGACGACCACGGCCCTGGCGCTCGGCGCCTGCGTCGGCGGCCCCGCCAGCTTGGGCGGAGAGCCGCCGCTGACGCCGACCTCGCGCTATCAGCTCCAGGTCGAGCCTGATCTGGACCGGATCGCGCTCGCGGTTCACGAAACCGGTCTGTCACCAACGCAGAACGGCGCGCTGCAAGAGTTGGTCAGGCGTTATCGCTACGTCGATGCCGTGCCGATGGTGATCGAAGCCCCGGCCGGAAACGATCCGGTGGCGCTGAAGACCGCCTATGAGATTCAATCGGCCTTGGCGGCCTATGGCGTCGCGCCGGAGCGCATCACCTTGGTCAGCTACGCCGCGCCGGATCCGCGTGCGCCCGTGGTCGTCGGCTATCAGACGATCCGCGCCGCCGTGCCGCAGTGCGGAACCGCCTGGGGCAATCTGAGCCGGACCGGCGACAATCGGTCGTCATCCAACTTCGGATGCGCCGTGACGGCCAATCTGGCGGCCCAGATTGAGGATCCACGCGACATCCAGCGGCCACGCGCCATGACGCCAGCGGACGCCGGGCGGCGAACCGTAGTGTTCGATGCCTATCGCGGCGGCAAGCCAACGTCGGCGGATCGTGAAGACCTGATCCGGGATACCGCCGTGTCCCGTGCGGTGAACTGA
- a CDS encoding CpaF family protein, translated as MFGKRTGQPGAAPAPLRPAPAPAPASAHGGEPVSVFSMQAAAAPMAATTNASAFAYADEDLEPAADAFDRASAPTQPAPADRLDALASRPKPKPAPEAPRPTGNVAGTGPKATAGLEQLKKAQAVAEIVREQSDYYHATKTTIFNALMNTIDLAQLAHLDQKAASEEIRDIVAELVAIKNVSMSVAEQEHLVQDIVNDVLGYGPLEPLLSRDDIADIMVNGAGRVFIEVAGKVQLTNVRFRDNTQLMNICQRIVSQVGRRVDESSPICDARLPDGSRVNVIAPPLAIDGPTLTIRKFKKDKLTMKNLVEYASISPEGARVLGVIGASRCNLVISGGTGSGKTTLLNTLTAFIDPTERVITCEDAAELQLQQPHVVRLETRPPNLEGQGTITMRDLVKNCLRMRPERIIVGEVRGPEAFDLLQAMNTGHDGSMGTLHANSPREAISRMESMITMGGYGLPSKTIREMIVGSVDVIIQAARLRDGSRRITHITEVVGLEGDVIVTQDLFVYDITGEDENGKIIGRHRSTGIARPRFWDRARYYGLERELADALDAAE; from the coding sequence ATGTTCGGCAAACGCACAGGTCAGCCCGGCGCCGCCCCTGCGCCCCTACGGCCGGCCCCGGCCCCCGCGCCGGCATCCGCGCACGGCGGCGAACCTGTGTCCGTGTTCAGCATGCAGGCGGCCGCCGCGCCGATGGCGGCGACGACCAACGCATCGGCCTTTGCCTATGCCGACGAGGATTTGGAACCGGCGGCCGACGCCTTCGACCGCGCGTCTGCCCCGACCCAGCCGGCGCCGGCCGATCGTCTGGACGCCCTGGCGTCGCGTCCCAAGCCTAAGCCGGCCCCTGAGGCTCCGCGTCCCACCGGCAACGTCGCCGGCACGGGCCCGAAGGCCACGGCGGGTCTCGAGCAGCTGAAAAAGGCCCAGGCGGTCGCCGAGATCGTCCGCGAACAGAGCGACTACTATCACGCCACGAAGACGACCATCTTCAACGCGCTGATGAACACCATCGATCTGGCCCAGCTGGCGCATCTGGACCAGAAGGCGGCGTCGGAAGAAATCCGAGACATCGTCGCCGAACTGGTGGCGATCAAGAACGTCTCCATGTCGGTCGCCGAGCAGGAGCATCTGGTTCAGGACATCGTCAACGACGTCCTGGGCTATGGTCCGCTGGAGCCGCTGCTGAGCCGCGACGACATCGCCGATATCATGGTCAATGGCGCGGGCCGCGTCTTCATCGAGGTCGCGGGCAAGGTCCAACTGACCAATGTCCGTTTCCGCGACAACACCCAGCTGATGAACATCTGCCAGCGGATCGTGAGCCAGGTCGGCCGCCGCGTGGACGAAAGCAGCCCCATCTGCGACGCTCGTCTGCCCGATGGTTCGCGCGTCAACGTCATCGCTCCGCCGCTGGCCATCGACGGCCCGACGCTGACGATCCGGAAGTTCAAGAAAGACAAGCTGACGATGAAGAACCTGGTGGAGTACGCCTCCATCAGTCCCGAGGGCGCGCGCGTGCTGGGCGTCATCGGCGCGTCGCGATGCAATCTGGTCATCTCGGGCGGCACCGGCTCGGGCAAGACGACCCTGCTGAACACCCTGACGGCCTTCATCGACCCGACCGAGCGCGTCATCACCTGCGAGGACGCCGCCGAACTGCAACTGCAGCAGCCGCACGTCGTGCGTCTGGAAACCCGCCCGCCGAACCTGGAAGGCCAGGGCACGATCACGATGCGGGATCTGGTCAAGAACTGTCTGCGGATGCGTCCCGAGCGGATCATCGTCGGCGAGGTGCGCGGACCCGAGGCGTTCGACCTGTTGCAGGCCATGAACACGGGCCACGACGGCTCGATGGGCACGCTGCACGCCAACAGCCCGCGCGAAGCCATCAGCCGGATGGAGTCCATGATCACCATGGGCGGCTACGGCCTGCCGTCTAAGACGATCCGCGAGATGATCGTCGGCTCGGTCGATGTGATCATCCAGGCCGCCCGCCTGCGCGACGGGTCGCGCCGCATCACCCACATCACCGAGGTCGTGGGCCTGGAAGGCGATGTGATCGTGACCCAGGACCTGTTTGTCTACGACATCACTGGCGAGGACGAGAACGGCAAGATCATCGGCCGTCACCGCTCGACCGGCATCGCCCGTCCCCGCTTCTGGGACCGCGCCCGATACTACGGGCTGGAACGCGAGCTGGCCGACGCCCTGGATGCGGCGGAGTAG
- a CDS encoding type II secretion system F family protein: MLPILAAVLAFITIGGLGWVFVGGDDSSAQAVKRAQSLGEPKKSAAIARKAAAANTPEARRKQILLQLQDADRRERKARTTLASRLKQAGLSLSVTTFYIISAVVGLVTGLGALIFGLPILVVIGIALIFGLGVPRWIVGFLGKSRMKKFSLEFPNAVDVIVRGIKSGLPVHECFKIIARESPAPLGPEFQTLVEGLGVGLTLEQALEKMYGRMPTSELRFFTIVIAIQQKTGGNLAEALGNLSAVLRARRMMGEKIKALSSEALASAGIIASLPPAVMTMVMFTTPSYMMPLFTDFRGNFMLLMAALLMATGIFVMKRMISFKF, from the coding sequence ATGCTTCCGATTCTCGCCGCCGTTCTGGCCTTCATCACCATCGGCGGACTGGGCTGGGTCTTCGTCGGTGGAGACGATTCGTCGGCCCAGGCCGTCAAGCGCGCGCAAAGCTTGGGCGAACCCAAGAAGAGCGCCGCGATCGCCCGTAAGGCCGCCGCCGCCAATACGCCCGAGGCGCGTCGCAAGCAGATCCTGCTTCAGCTTCAGGATGCCGACCGGCGAGAGCGCAAGGCGCGCACGACCCTGGCGTCGCGCCTGAAACAGGCAGGCCTGAGCCTGAGCGTGACGACCTTCTACATCATCTCGGCTGTGGTCGGGCTGGTGACCGGCCTGGGCGCGCTGATCTTCGGATTGCCGATCCTGGTGGTCATCGGTATCGCCCTGATCTTCGGTCTGGGAGTGCCGCGCTGGATCGTGGGTTTCCTCGGCAAGTCGCGGATGAAGAAGTTCTCGTTGGAGTTCCCCAACGCCGTCGACGTGATCGTGCGCGGCATCAAGTCGGGCCTGCCGGTCCACGAATGTTTCAAGATCATCGCCCGGGAGAGCCCGGCGCCGCTGGGGCCTGAGTTTCAGACGCTGGTCGAGGGCCTGGGCGTCGGCTTGACCCTGGAGCAGGCGCTGGAAAAGATGTACGGCCGGATGCCGACGTCCGAGCTGCGCTTTTTCACCATCGTCATCGCCATCCAGCAGAAGACCGGCGGCAACCTGGCCGAGGCGCTGGGCAATCTTTCGGCCGTGCTGCGCGCCCGTCGGATGATGGGCGAGAAGATCAAGGCGTTGTCGTCCGAAGCTCTGGCTTCAGCCGGCATCATCGCCTCTTTGCCGCCTGCGGTCATGACAATGGTCATGTTCACTACCCCCTCTTACATGATGCCGCTGTTCACCGATTTCCGGGGCAACTTCATGCTGCTGATGGCGGCGCTGCTGATGGCGACCGGCATCTTCGTGATGAAACGCATGATCTCGTTCAAGTTCTGA
- a CDS encoding cellulose synthase operon protein YhjQ/BcsQ, with the protein MSTAPAPREFDTFDDAFDVDMEFAPSVDDIAAPRSPLQFTPAASAQPAGAAPQPQPPLHAAPLAPVPAAPAYAPDAAGFNPVGDVVAQAQASLMDTGLAFTGLAPASNIGEVSVPRIAIHVFAERQDTLASAERAAQDRRLSRATTQIRVGGVAAAVETYQHEPTPPLIIVECLKDPQTLLWEVDQLAEVCDAGTKVVVIGATNDIILFRELMRRGVSEYLVAPVQPLQLIAAIGGLFNDPAQPFVGRTIAFVGARGGAGASAVAHNTAYAISERIGANTVIVDYDLPFGTAGLDFNQDPLNGVADALGQPDRLDSTLLDRMMVRCTDKLSLFAAPASLDTDWDISTEAFEEVTNQIRATAPFVVLDLPHLWSPWMRRTLISADEVVVVATPDLASLRNAKNMIDLVRQGRPNDAPPRLVLNQVGVPGRPEIPAKDFGAALGVHPSLIIPFDAKTFGAAANNGQMILDAGAKTKSAEAFQTLAQIVSRRELPMVAGPKAKPAKAGRAEKAKPAGGASKSLFANMFKKR; encoded by the coding sequence ATGAGCACAGCCCCCGCCCCCCGCGAGTTCGACACCTTCGACGACGCGTTCGACGTCGACATGGAGTTCGCGCCTTCTGTTGACGACATCGCCGCGCCGCGCAGCCCGCTTCAATTCACGCCTGCGGCTTCGGCGCAACCGGCCGGGGCGGCGCCTCAGCCCCAACCGCCGCTTCATGCTGCGCCCTTGGCGCCGGTCCCGGCCGCCCCGGCCTATGCGCCCGACGCCGCCGGCTTCAATCCGGTCGGTGACGTGGTCGCCCAGGCGCAGGCCAGTCTGATGGACACGGGTCTGGCCTTCACCGGTCTGGCCCCCGCCAGCAACATCGGCGAAGTCTCGGTGCCGCGCATCGCCATCCATGTCTTCGCCGAACGTCAGGACACCCTGGCCTCGGCCGAGCGTGCGGCCCAGGACCGTCGCCTGTCGCGCGCCACGACCCAGATCCGCGTCGGCGGCGTCGCTGCAGCCGTCGAAACCTATCAGCACGAGCCCACGCCCCCGCTGATCATCGTCGAGTGCCTGAAAGACCCCCAGACCCTGCTGTGGGAAGTCGATCAGTTGGCCGAGGTGTGCGACGCCGGCACCAAGGTCGTGGTGATCGGCGCGACGAACGACATCATCCTGTTCCGCGAACTGATGCGGCGCGGGGTCAGTGAATATCTGGTCGCGCCGGTACAGCCGCTGCAGCTGATCGCAGCCATCGGCGGCCTGTTCAACGATCCGGCCCAGCCTTTCGTTGGGCGCACCATCGCCTTCGTCGGCGCGCGGGGCGGGGCGGGGGCCTCGGCCGTGGCGCACAACACGGCCTATGCGATTTCCGAGCGGATCGGCGCCAATACGGTCATCGTCGACTACGACCTGCCGTTCGGCACCGCCGGCCTGGATTTCAACCAGGATCCGCTGAATGGCGTCGCCGACGCCCTGGGCCAGCCCGACCGGCTGGATTCGACGCTGCTGGACCGGATGATGGTTCGCTGCACTGACAAGCTGAGCCTGTTTGCGGCGCCCGCCAGTCTGGACACGGACTGGGACATCTCGACCGAGGCGTTCGAGGAGGTCACCAACCAGATCCGCGCCACGGCCCCCTTCGTCGTGCTGGACCTTCCGCATCTATGGTCGCCGTGGATGCGTCGCACCCTGATCAGCGCCGACGAGGTGGTGGTCGTAGCCACGCCGGACCTGGCGTCCCTGCGCAACGCCAAGAACATGATCGACCTGGTCCGTCAGGGCCGCCCCAATGACGCGCCGCCGCGCCTGGTGCTGAACCAGGTCGGCGTGCCGGGTCGCCCGGAAATTCCGGCGAAAGACTTCGGCGCGGCGCTGGGCGTTCATCCCAGCCTGATCATTCCGTTCGACGCCAAGACCTTTGGCGCCGCCGCCAACAACGGCCAGATGATCCTGGACGCCGGCGCCAAGACCAAGTCGGCCGAAGCCTTCCAGACCCTGGCCCAGATCGTGTCGCGCCGCGAACTGCCGATGGTGGCGGGACCCAAGGCCAAGCCGGCGAAGGCTGGCAGGGCGGAGAAGGCCAAGCCGGCGGGCGGAGCGTCCAAATCTCTCTTCGCCAATATGTTCAAGAAGCGCTGA